The genomic DNA ATCGCGGGCTTCATCTTCAACCGCGCCGGCCGGCTCGTCGAGCAGGGCGAGGAGTTCGACGACGAGCACGTGACGCTCCGAGTCGAACGGGTCGAGGACACCCGCATCCGGAAGGTCCGGGTGACCGTCGACCGCGACGCCGCCGGGCCGGCCGGGGCGGACTCGCCGGCCGCCGGGGGTGACATCGACTGACTGGGTGACGGGGCGGGGGCTGCCCGCCGACCGGCGGCATCGACCGACCGGCGGCCGTCGCGCGACTGGGCTCGTGGCGTGACAAACGATTTGAACGGCAGCCACGAGACCGTAGGTATGTACGACACCATCCTGCTCCCGTTCGATGGCAGCGAGGGGGCGGCCGAGGCGCTCCACCACGCCGGCGAGATCGCCCACTGGGCCGACGCGACCATCCAGGTGCTCTACGTCGCCGACACGGCGCGCGACAGTGTCACCGTCGTCGAGGGCCGGACCGTGGATGCGCTCGTGCGGGAGGGCGAGAGCGTCGTCGAGGAGGCGGCGAAGACCCTCGACACGCTCGGTGTGGAGTGCGAGACCGACGTCGTCCAGGGGAACCCCGCTCCGACCATCGCCGAGTACGCCGAGCGCTACGAGCAGGACCTCGTCGTGATGCCGACACACGGCCGCGAGGGGCTCTCGCGGTACCTCATCGGGAGCGTGGCCGAGAAGGTCGTCCGGCTCTGCTCGGTGCCCGTCCTCAGCGTCCGGATGCAGGAAGACGAGACGCTCACCTTCCCGTACGAGCGCATCCTGGTCCCGACGGACGGGAGCGATGCGGCGATGTACGCTGCCGAGCACACGCTCTCGCTCGCGGCCGCGCTCGACGCGACCGTCCACGTCTGCTCGGTCGTGGACGACGCCGCCCTCGGGCTGGATGTCAGGTCGGCGCGGGCCGGCGCCGAGGACGAGACGGCCGCGACAGAAGCCGTCGAGGCGGTCGTCTCCGCCGCCCGGGAGCGGGGCGTCCCGGAGACCGTCACCCACGTCGAGCACGGGACGCCGGTCGAGGGCATCCTCGACTGCATCGAGGCCAACGACGTCCACGCAGTCGGTATGGGGACGACCGGCCGACGCGGGACCGACCGCATCCTGCTCGGGAGCGTCGCCGAGAAGACCGTCCGTTCGGCCCCGGTTCCCGTCCTCACGGTCGCCAGCCCCGAGTAGGGCCGCCACCCGAATTCCGACGCCAGCCGGCGCGGAGGTGTCGGGCATCGGAGCGGGTGCCTGCCGGGGTCGTCCGTGGTGGTGGGCCGGTAGTGGGTGCCGTGGTGGTGGGCCGGTAGTGGGTGCCGTGGTGGTGGGCCGGTAGTGGGTGCCGTGGTGGTGGGCCGGTAGTGGGTGCCGTGGTGGTGGGCCGGTAGTGGGTGCCGTGGTTGGCCGCCGACTCAGGGGTGCGGGGCCCTCGATGGGACCGACGGGCTGGCCGTGGTCGTGCGCGCACGGTCCGTCATACCACAACACACAAGTTGGAGCTTACCATCGTTAAACGCACAATGGAAGATGCATACATCGTAGACGCAGTCCGAACTCCGTTCGGCAAGCAGGGCGGTTCGTTCCAGGATATGCATCCGCAGGATCTGGCCGCAGAGCCGCTGCAGGCGCTGGAGGAGCGCAACGGCTTCACCGGAAGCGAGGACATCGAGGACGTCATCTACGGCTGTGTCACCCCCTCCGACGAGCAGGCCAACAACATCGGCCGGCTCGCGCCGATGGTGGCCGGCTGGGGCGACGACGTGCCCGGCGTCCAGCTCGACCGGATGTGTGGCTCCGGCCAGCAGGCCATCAACTTCGCCGCCGCGCAGACGGCGGCCGGCGCGCACGACGTCATCATCGGCGGCGGCGTCGAGCACATGACCCGTGTCCCGATGGGGTCGGCCGGGAGCTCCATCACCGACACGTACTTCGAGTACTTCGACGAGCTGACGACGCAGGGCGAGGGCGCCGAGCGCATCGCCGAGCAGTGGGGCTTCTCGCGTGACGACGTCGACCAGATCGCCGCCGACTCCCAGTCACGGTGGGGCGAGGCCGCCGAGGCCGGTCACTACGACACCCACGTCGTCCCCGTCGAGACCGAACTCGACGACGAGTCCGTCGTCGTCGAGGAGGACGAGCACCCCCGGCCGGGGACGGACACGGAGACGCTCGCGAACCTCCCGCTCGCGTTCCGCGGCGAGGGCG from Haloglomus litoreum includes the following:
- a CDS encoding universal stress protein, which produces MYDTILLPFDGSEGAAEALHHAGEIAHWADATIQVLYVADTARDSVTVVEGRTVDALVREGESVVEEAAKTLDTLGVECETDVVQGNPAPTIAEYAERYEQDLVVMPTHGREGLSRYLIGSVAEKVVRLCSVPVLSVRMQEDETLTFPYERILVPTDGSDAAMYAAEHTLSLAAALDATVHVCSVVDDAALGLDVRSARAGAEDETAATEAVEAVVSAARERGVPETVTHVEHGTPVEGILDCIEANDVHAVGMGTTGRRGTDRILLGSVAEKTVRSAPVPVLTVASPE
- a CDS encoding thiolase family protein, whose amino-acid sequence is MEDAYIVDAVRTPFGKQGGSFQDMHPQDLAAEPLQALEERNGFTGSEDIEDVIYGCVTPSDEQANNIGRLAPMVAGWGDDVPGVQLDRMCGSGQQAINFAAAQTAAGAHDVIIGGGVEHMTRVPMGSAGSSITDTYFEYFDELTTQGEGAERIAEQWGFSRDDVDQIAADSQSRWGEAAEAGHYDTHVVPVETELDDESVVVEEDEHPRPGTDTETLANLPLAFRGEGDGVIHAGNSSGIVDGSAAALIASEDGMDEHGWDPMARIVDTHVVGVDPVTMLTGPIPATQEILEQNDMSIGDIDRFEVNEAFASVITAWLEETGADWDRTNTWGGAIAHGHPLGATGAALLPKLAYQLEEYDEQYGLCTMCIGFGQGVATIIERV